In the genome of Grus americana isolate bGruAme1 chromosome 16, bGruAme1.mat, whole genome shotgun sequence, one region contains:
- the SRRD gene encoding SRR1-like protein, with amino-acid sequence MAAAAGEWRPAGGRRRRRGRAGGEAEEEAEGGAVLRGLREARDDLLSSGFWAASAGAVRAPLGGSSEPPFRCVCYGLGRFSGCPAARLQLAFLLLLLEELGVPPGRCSLFDPVFSARELAALARLGLRLLPDNEEGKHGVEGSGTLFYMVHCGKALYNNLLWRNWSAGALSKMVIIGNSFKGMEERLLSRILERDYSYIAKVLKGTEEVALPAHPRYLDTFNDTSVHWFPLPKLKELSPEVWDFVEEPTYEECDDLEIIRKEDSADGRSPAATES; translated from the exons atggcggcggcggcgggcgagtGGCGCCCGGCGGgcgggcggaggcggcggcggggccgggcgggcggagaggcggaggaggaggcggaagGCGGCGCGGtgctgcgggggctgcgggaggcgCG GGACGATCTGCTGAGCTCCGGCTTCTGGGCGGCGAGCGCCG GAGCCGTGCGGGCCCCGCTGGGCGGCAGCTCGGAGCCGCCCTTCCGCTGCGTCTGCTACGGCCTGGGGCGGTTCAGCGgctgccccgccgcccggctccagctggccttcctgctgctgctgctggaggagctgggg GTGCCGCCCGGGCGCTGCTCGCTGTTCGACCCCGTCTTCTCCGCCCGGGAGCTGGCGGCGCTGGCGCGGCTGGGGCTGCGGCTGCTCCCGGACAACGAG GAGGGGAAGCACGGCGTGGAGGGCTCGGGCACGCTGTTTTACATGGTGCACTGCGGGAAAGCCCTGTACAACAACCTGCTCTGGAGGAACTGGTCCGCGGGGGCTCTGTCCAAAATGGTCATCATCGGGAACAGCTTTAAAGGAATGGAGGAGAG ATTGCTGTCAAGAATATTGGAGAGAGATTATTCTTACATAGCAAAG GTCTTGAAAGGGACGGAGGAAGTGGCACTCCCCGCGCACCCCCGGTACCTGGACACCTTTAACGACACCTCCGTCCACTGGTTTCCCTTGCCAAAACTGAAGGAACTCTCCCCCGAGGTCTGGGATTTCGTGGAGGAGCCGACGTACGAAGAATGTGACGACCTGGAGATCATCAGGAAGGAGGACAGCGCTGACGGGCGCAGCCCCGCTGCCACTGAGTCCTga